One Clavelina lepadiformis chromosome 1, kaClaLepa1.1, whole genome shotgun sequence genomic region harbors:
- the LOC143445202 gene encoding uncharacterized protein LOC143445202 isoform X1: MASSRKKQEERHLQTLKDALKLECNKRCFECDQRGPTYVDVTIGSFVCTSCGGILRGLNPPHRIKSVSMATFSPSEIAFVETRGNEYCKNIYLGKYDSRSNAKPESKGDHAKLKYFMEQKYEQKKWYIPPEQAQKPTESFMNSVAQKSDKTKPLTTLLGSNAPPLKVEKKPTSPKQVQKIDNMLADVSISSNNSASTNQLNGTDKGGFADFSNAFSSSSSFDAFGDFTSSQNSSNPTSSSSTNGFAQFPNIMAPLSSTSNATISQPAAPSKPVDKYADLSGLFNLDDGSSTDIMSLWSSNSTSTSQNPNTSLFGMSQPQNTAASQQTSIFGNTQSQSNVFGNTNQQPSVFGTQTTTAYGNTPQPQSGLMNNMPAPPAYGNLQPAQSYGGIQQQQPAFGGMQPTMMTNAGFTTMPNAVPVFGSSPQQTSTGINVFGGMQVPATGYGMATQAAFPAQQTQPIMGTTQPVSAANPFMQAVSQQPAQAQMGANPFMSMQQTTQKPFQTQTAPTNPFMSMSSQAPLQQNPTSTNPFF, translated from the coding sequence ATGGCTTCATCCCGGAAAAAGCAAGAAGAGAGGCATCTTCAGACTCTGAAAGATGCCTTGAAATTAGAATGCAACAAAAGATGTTTTGAATGTGACCAGAGAGGCCCGACCTatgttgacgtcacaatcggTTCTTTTGTTTGCACATCATGTGGCGGGATCCTCCGAGGTTTAAATCCTCCTCATCGGATCAAGTCCGTGTCTATGGCAACATTTAGTCCGTCGGAAATTGCATTCGTTGAAACAAGGGGTAATGAGTATTGTAAGAACATTTATCTTGGGAAATATGATTCCCGTTCTAATGCCAAGCCAGAATCGAAAGGTGACCATGCcaagttgaaatatttcatggagcaaaaatatgaacaaaaaaaatggTACATTCCACCAGAGCAAGCACAGAAACCCACCGAAAGTTTCATGAACTCTGTTGCACAGAAATCAGATAAAACGAAGCCACTAACCACACTTCTCGGTTCCAATGCGCCGCCACTTAAAGTGGAGAAGAAACCAACCTCACCGAAACAAGTCCAGAAAATTGACAACATGCTGGCAGATGTCAGCATTTCCAGCAATAATTCCGCAAGCACAAATCAATTGAATGGAACCGATAAGGGAGGGTTTGCTGATTTCAGCAACGCATTTTCATCAAGCAGCAGTTTTGATGCCTTCGGCGATTTCACTTCTAGTCAGAATTCCAGTAATCCAACCTCCTCTTCTTCAACTAACGGTTTTGCCCAATTCCCCAACATCATGGCTCCCTTGTCGTCCACCAGTAATGCCACAATTAGCCAACCTGCCGCCCCTAGTAAACCAGTCGATAAATATGCTGACCTTAGTGGTCTTTTTAATTTGGATGACGGAAGTTCAACTGATATTATGTCATTGTGGTCTAGCAACAGCACTTCAACCAGCCAAAATCCGAATACATCGTTATTTGGGATGTCCCAGCCCCAAAATACAGCAGCGTCACAACAAACATCTATTTTTGGCAACACACAGTCACAGAGCAACGTTTTTGGAAATACAAATCAGCAGCCAAGTGTATTTGGTACCCAGACAACAACAGCATATGGAAACACTCCACAACCACAGAGTGGGTTGATGAACAACATGCCAGCACCACCAGCTTATGGAAACCTGCAACCTGCACAAAGTTACGGTGGCATTCAACAGCAGCAACCAGCGTTTGGTGGTATGCAGCCGACCATGATGACAAATGCAGGCTTCACAACTATGCCAAATGCAGTGCCTGTATTTGGGTCTTCTCCACAGCAAACATCAACGGGTATTAACGTTTTTGGAGGTATGCAAGTGCCTGCTACAGGGTACGGTATGGCAACACAAGCTGCATTTCCAGCACAGCAAACCCAACCAATTATGGGAACAACACAACCCGTTTCCGCTGCTAACCCTTTCATGCAAGCTGTTTCACAACAACCCGCCCAAGCACAGATGGGAGCAAATCCGTTTATGTCAATGCAGCAAACTACACAGAAGCCATTCCAAACACAGACTGCTCCCACAAATCCTTTTATGAGCATGAGCAGCCAAGCACCCCTTCAACAAAATCCAACCTCTACCAACCCATTTTTTTGA
- the LOC143452627 gene encoding ATP-dependent RNA helicase DHX33-like, protein MLPEKPYSHKNDATKPSSNDLEEEVKSLPIYSARKKLVEQLRDAETTIIIGETASGKTTQIPRYIFRSGLSGNGMIACTQPRRVAAITIAQRVAQEMDVELGKQVGYCVRFEDFTSTQTKIKYMTDGMLLRESIGDKLLSKYSFIILDEAHERTVHTDILFGIVKSAQKQRKLFNKPKLKLIVMSATMDVDHFSRYFRNAPVLYVEGRLHPIKIKYTAKEQSDYVRASLVTVFQIHQDEPANNDILVFLTGQEEIESVSQTIKDISLSLPPNLPKLIICPLYASLPHHQQLKAFRQTPLGSRKVVLSTNIAETSVTIKGIKFVIDTGKVKSKQFYPATGLDVLSVQRISQAQAWQRAGRAGRERPGVVYRLYTEAEFETLTANTVPEIQRTNLTNTLLQLMAIGINDVLNFDFIDAPSKDSILVAIKELKLLGSVSESETGKYTLTPLGRKMAVFPLEPKLSKAILCSVDYQCVEEVLSLAAMLSVDSVLFTPQAKREEALAERRKFTASEGDFIMLLNIYRAFKQNKGNKVWCYENFINARNMNNVLDIRKQLRDLCLKVNIAVTSNHRDINALRKCFSLGFFMNAAELQPDGSYRSIDAHETVHIHPTSCLFKCKPAYVVYRELVRTSKCYMRDLCVVDPDWLYDAAPEYFQKKLKKL, encoded by the coding sequence ATGCTGCCAGAAAAGCCATATAGTCACAAAAATGATGCAACAAAACCTAGCTCAAACGACCTTGAAGAAGAGGTGAAAAGCTTGCCCATTTATTCTGCTCGAAAAAAGCTGGTTGAACAGCTCAGAGATGCAGAAACAACAATTATCATCGGAGAAACAGCAAGTGGCAAGACCACACAAATCCCGCGTTATATATTTCGCAGCGGTTTGTCTGGTAATGGCATGATTGCCTGCACACAACCAAGAAGAGTTGCAGCGATAACAATTGCACAAAGGGTTGCTCAAGAAATGGATGTTGAACTGGGAAAACAGGTCGGTTATTGTGTCAGATTTGAAGATTTCACCTCAACGCAGACCAAAATCAAATACATGACTGATGGAATGCTTCTTCGCGAGTCTATTGGAGACAAACTGCTGTCTAAATATTCTTTCATCATTCTAGATGAGGCACACGAACGAACTGTGCACACTGATATACTTTTTGGCATTGtaaaaagtgcacaaaaacAAAGGAAGTTATTCAATAAGCCAAAGCTTAAACTCATTGTCATGAGTGCAACAATGGATGTTGACCATTTCTCTCGCTATTTTAGAAATGCACCTGTGCTTTATGTGGAAGGTCGATTGCACCCAATTAAAATCAAGTACACTGCTAAGGAGCAAAGCGATTATGTTAGAGCTTCTTTGGTGACTGTTTTTCAGATTCATCAGGACGAGCCAGCAAATAATGACATCCTTGTTTTTCTCACTGGTCAAGAAGAAATAGAATCTGTTTCTCAAACTATTAAAGACATCTCACTCTCACTCCCTCCTAATCTACCAAAGTTGATCATTTGTCCTCTCTACGCTTCCCTCCCACATCACCAGCAGCTGAAAGCATTCCGACAAACCCCACTGGGATcaagaaaagttgttttgtcAACCAACATAGCAGAAACCTCTGTTACAATCAAGGGGATAAAATTTGTTATTGATACAGGAAAAGTGAAGTCTAAACAATTTTATCCTGCCACAGGCCTTGATGTTTTATCAGTCCAGAGGATTTCTCAGGCTCAAGCTTGGCAGAGGGCAGGAAGAGCTGGCCGTGAAAGGCCAGGCGTGGTGTATCGCCTTTACACCGAGGCAGAATTCGAAACATTAACAGCAAATACTGTTCCTGAAATACAGAGAACTAACTTAACTAATACTCTCTTACAGTTGATGGCAATTGGTATAAAtgatgttcttaattttgattttattgatgCTCCATCCAAAGACTCCATTTTGGTTGCCATTAAGGAACTAAAACTTCTTGGAAGTGTCAGCGAAAGTGAAACAGGTAAATACACGCTGACACCCCTTGGTCGAAAAATGGCAGTTTTTCCTTTGGAACCCAAGTTATCCAAGGCAATTCTGTGTTCCGTTGACTATCAGTGCGTGGAAGAGGTCCTGAGTTTGGCTGCAATGTTATCAGTCGATAGTGTACTGTTTACTCCTCAGGCAAAACGAGAAGAAGCGCTTGCTGAGAGGAGAAAGTTTACGGCCAGTGAAGGAGATTTCATCATGTTATTGAACATCTACAGggcatttaaacaaaacaagggAAACAAAGTTTGGtgttatgaaaattttatcaatGCCAGAAACATGAACAATGTTCTTGACATCAGGAAACAACTTCGAGATCTCTGCTTAAAAGTAAACATTGCTGTAACTTCAAACCATAGAGATATTAATGCTCTTCGGAAATGCTTTTCTCTAGGCTTTTTCATGAATGCTGCTGAACTTCAGCCTGATGGGTCATACAGATCAATTGATGCTCACGAAACTGTGCACATTCATCCCACTTCATGCTTATTTAAATGCAAACCTGCATATGTTGTCTATAGGGAACTTGTACGTACATCGAAATGCTATATGCGCGATCTTTGTGTAGTTGACCCTGATTGGTTGTACGATGCTGCACCCGAGTACTTccaaaagaaattaaaaaaattatag
- the LOC143452616 gene encoding deubiquitinating protein VCPIP1-like, producing MDFLSATDLESSTKIFCGTCPDQVCEEQIYFCPSFGNTAVCENCGQTFKHEAILNTFLPDRKIALRKMVTKCKFTKGSEFVRVNGLSNFFCKILSPFLTLYGMDKGGNARLLTEIGHSEFIDCGKVLGNRTFSISPDHMDTVGYGKDQSGSLDYLSDILDILKHHNGKECIVPVHVDGDGHCLVHAISRALIGRELFWHSLRRNLQDHLEQSLSTYMELFKEFHDKEDWKMIIDEAGPYFSSGGLTVGLGNMHIFGLCNVLKRPIMLLDSLQKMQNAGDYTGLFVPALINPEQCNKSPICVAWSGSAHNHFVPLVAIEGKPSPQIPSSIIPRVWGIPVETAQKYLNPNEDGSITVCEGKPLKNSYLRKLAAAMETIFLEQNNVAAVLVEDLCKFAYRLNDSPGLRYETIILIAKEAVQENRLFRCLTCKALQDVNISLDDLKPGGRLYNLMIACHQSPKPGKIYTFPFHKVDCFYDTDTDQLYLRSCECRFCSSQTTRPVDKTGTIQYEDGDATPTPSIGKTKCHCGQKHYWAGKEYNNLPEQFAITVDWEGRNITVPITWFHGDSNPELNSNAQHEAQRIVNEYFPQDFTSDHLMNQLICAIQERCSNLGISEKRSDETYSEVGRYNADDGNSSTQNLERELLGILQDHKELGDAFLKQKQLVHEDAFTERAKNEKVVKTSADIKPRSSSVIPNKRKSNGEKAAVKTETAPGQDQKILVKLSDKKGLNATVKLKQNISLDMLKEKISQIFKIDKDEQILKSGFPPKVLQPSSNESPLGLKSGDKITIYCKENKVAGQHHLTNPLKNQLAETENGSSEQKHLTLSEKLRELIDLQTQSAHTSMWSYAMEKPNLFLPEGVFYEQFKTEIGVTHGMHCCLPLIPGKIFRYNGDMDRIELCLEPTGHHPIDGNIKDILNQFPQYQEKAQRLHGLPQGVEPAEKISLSADDRSIKPHSQAPGFHTVGEVPTTLSNEEKAFQREMLVQKVKEIQANTET from the exons ATGGACTTTCTGTCTGCTACTGACTTGGAGTCAAGTACAAAAATTTTCTGTGGCACTTGTCCTGATCAAGTCTGTGAG GAACAAATTTACTTTTGTCCGTCATTTGGCAACACAGCTGTTTGCGAAAACTGTGGGCAGACATTTAAGCATGAAGCGATTTTGAACACCTTTTTACCTGACAGGAAAATAGCATTACGAAAAATG GTTACAAAATGCAAGTTTACAAAGGGATCAGAGTTTGTGAGAGTAAACGGTCTTTCCAACttcttttgcaaaatactttctccatttttaactttatatGGGATGGATAAAGGTGGAAA TGCAAGGCTGCTGACTGAAATCGGCCATTCAGAgtttatcgattgcggaaaAGTTCTGGGAAATCGCACTTTCTCCATTTCTCCCGACCACATGGACACTGTTGGTTACGGCAAGGATCAGTCTGGAAGCCTTGATTACCTCAGTGATATCTTAG ATATTTTGAAGCATCATAATGGCAAAGAATGTATTGTTCCTGTACATGTAGATGGCGATGGCCATTGTTTGGTGCATGCCATATCTCGGGCCTTAATCGGTCGTGAGTTATTCTGGCACAGCTTAAGAAGAAATCTTCAAGACCATTTAGAACAAAGTTTATCAACATACATG GAGCTTTTCAAAGAGTTTCATGACAAGGAAGACTGGAAGATGATTATCGATGAAGCTGGTCCATATTTTAGCAGTGGTGGGTTAACTGTTGGTCTTGGAAATATGCATATTTTCGGTTTGTGCAATGTGCTGAAACGTCCCATCATGCTTCTGGATTCTCTCCAG aaaatgcaaaatgcTGGTGATTATACTGGACTGTTTGTCCCCGCTCTGATTAACCCAGAACAGTGCAATAAATCGCCAATCTGTGTTGCTTGGAGTGGAAGTGCGCATAACCACTTTGTACCGCTGGTGGCAATTGAAGGCAAACCATCCCCTCAAATACCAAGTTCAATCATTCCCAGAGTTTGGGGTATTCCCGTGGAAACTGCACAAAAATATCTAAACCCTAATGAAGATGGGAGTATCACTGTTTGTGAAGGGAAGCCACTTAAAAACAG CTATCTGCGCAAGCTAGCAGCGGCCATGGAAACGATCTTTTTGGAACAAAACAATGTTGCTGCAGTTTTGGTGGAAGACTTGTGCAAGTTTGCCTATCGCTTAAACGACTCACCAGGCTTGCGTTATGAAACTATAATTCTTATTGCGAAAGAGGCGGTCCAGGAAAATAGGCTGTTTCGATGTTTG ACCTGCAAAGCCCTCCAAGATGTAAATATTTCTCTAGATGATCTAAAACCAGGTGGAAGGCTTTATAACTTGATGATCGCATGCCATCAGTCGCCAAAACCTGGCAAAATTTATACATTTCCTTTTCACAAAGTGGATTGTTTTTATGATACTGACACAGACCA ACTTTACTTGAGAAGTTGTGAATGCCGCTTCTGTAGCAGCCAAACAACCAGACCAGTGGACAAAACGGGAACAATACAGTATGAAGATGGTGACGCTACTCCCACACCAAGCATTGGAAAGACCAAGTGTCATTGTGGCCAAAAGCATTACTGGGCTGGAAAAGAATACAATAACCTTCCCGAGCAATTTGCTATTACTGTTGATTGGGAAGGAAGAAATATAACCGTTCCT ATTACCTGGTTTCATGGAGATTCAAACCCGGAGTTGAATAGCAACGCTCAACATGAAGCACAGAGGATTGTCAATGAATATTTCCCCCAGGACTTCACCAGTGACCATCTGATGAATCAGTTGATATGTGCCATACAGGAAAGATGTTCCAATTTGGGCATCTCAGAAAAACGCTCAGATGAAACTTACAGTGAAGTTGGACGCTACAATGCTGATGATGGCAATAGTTCAACTCAAAACTTGGAAAGAGAATTACTTGGTATATTACAAGACCACAAAGAATTGGGCGATGCTTTTCTGAAGCAAAAGCAGTTGGTGCATGAAGACGCTTTTACTGAGAgggcaaaaaatgaaaaagttgtgAAAACATCAGCAGACATCAAACCCCGATCTTCGTCTGTTATTCccaataaaagaaaatcaaacGGTGAAAAAGCAGCAGTTAAAACGGAAACCGCTCCAGGACAAGATCAGAAAATATTAGTCAAACTGTCAGATAAAAAAGGTCTAAATGCCACAGTGAAActcaaacaaaatatatcgCTGGATATGCTTAAAGAAAAGATCAGCCAAATTTTCAAGATTGACAAGGACGAGCAGATATTGAAATCTGGTTTTCCACCCAAAGTCTTACAACCTTCTTCAAATGAGTCACCACTTGGTTTGAAAAGCGGtgataaaattacaatttattgCAAAGAAAATAAAGTAGCTGGTCAACACCATTTGACCAACCCGCTGAAAAACCAGTTAGCTGAAACTGAAAATGGTTCCTCAGAGCAGAAGCACCTAACTTTGAGTGAAAAACTTCGAGAGCTTATTGATCTTCAAACACAAAGTGCTCACACTTCTATGTGGAGTTATGCAATGGAAAAGCCAAACCTATTCTTACCAGAAGGAGTTTTTTATGAGCAGTTTAAGACCGAAATTGGTGTTACCCACGGAATGCATTGCTGCTTACCACTAATCCCAGGCAAAATATTTCGGTACAATGGAGATATGGATAGAATTGAACTCTGTCTCGAACCTACGGGACATCATCCTATAGATGGAAATATTAAGGATATACTGAATCAGTTCCCACAATACCAAGAAAAGGCACAGAGATTACACGGCCTACCACAGGGTGTTGAACCAGCAGAAAAAATAAGTCTGTCTGCTGATGACAGAAGCATCAAGCCGCATTCCCAAGCACCAGGCTTTCACACAGTCGGCGAAGTTCCGACTACTCTGTCCAATGAAGAGAAAGCTTTTCAGAGAGAAATGCTTGTTCAAAAAGTCAAAGAAATTCAGGCAAACACTGAAACATAA
- the LOC143445202 gene encoding uncharacterized protein LOC143445202 isoform X2, protein MASSRKKQEERHLQTLKDALKLECNKRCFECDQRGPTYVDVTIGSFVCTSCGGILRGLNPPHRIKSVSMATFSPSEIAFVETRGNEYCKNIYLGKYDSRSNAKPESKGDHAKLKYFMEQKYEQKKWYIPPEQAQKPTESFMNSVAQKSDKTKPLTTLLGSNAPPLKVEKKPTSPKQVQKIDNMLADVSISSNNSASTNQLNGTDKGGFADFSNAFSSSSSFDAFGDFTSSQNSSNPTSSSSTNGFAQFPNIMAPLSSTSNATISQPAAPSKPVDKYADLSGLFNLDDGSSTDIMSLWSSNSTSTSQNPNTSLFGMSQPQNTAASQQTSIFGNTQSQSNVFGNTNQQPSVFGTQTTTAYGNTPQPQSGLMNNMPAPPAYGNLQPAFGGMQPTMMTNAGFTTMPNAVPVFGSSPQQTSTGINVFGGMQVPATGYGMATQAAFPAQQTQPIMGTTQPVSAANPFMQAVSQQPAQAQMGANPFMSMQQTTQKPFQTQTAPTNPFMSMSSQAPLQQNPTSTNPFF, encoded by the exons ATGGCTTCATCCCGGAAAAAGCAAGAAGAGAGGCATCTTCAGACTCTGAAAGATGCCTTGAAATTAGAATGCAACAAAAGATGTTTTGAATGTGACCAGAGAGGCCCGACCTatgttgacgtcacaatcggTTCTTTTGTTTGCACATCATGTGGCGGGATCCTCCGAGGTTTAAATCCTCCTCATCGGATCAAGTCCGTGTCTATGGCAACATTTAGTCCGTCGGAAATTGCATTCGTTGAAACAAGGGGTAATGAGTATTGTAAGAACATTTATCTTGGGAAATATGATTCCCGTTCTAATGCCAAGCCAGAATCGAAAGGTGACCATGCcaagttgaaatatttcatggagcaaaaatatgaacaaaaaaaatggTACATTCCACCAGAGCAAGCACAGAAACCCACCGAAAGTTTCATGAACTCTGTTGCACAGAAATCAGATAAAACGAAGCCACTAACCACACTTCTCGGTTCCAATGCGCCGCCACTTAAAGTGGAGAAGAAACCAACCTCACCGAAACAAGTCCAGAAAATTGACAACATGCTGGCAGATGTCAGCATTTCCAGCAATAATTCCGCAAGCACAAATCAATTGAATGGAACCGATAAGGGAGGGTTTGCTGATTTCAGCAACGCATTTTCATCAAGCAGCAGTTTTGATGCCTTCGGCGATTTCACTTCTAGTCAGAATTCCAGTAATCCAACCTCCTCTTCTTCAACTAACGGTTTTGCCCAATTCCCCAACATCATGGCTCCCTTGTCGTCCACCAGTAATGCCACAATTAGCCAACCTGCCGCCCCTAGTAAACCAGTCGATAAATATGCTGACCTTAGTGGTCTTTTTAATTTGGATGACGGAAGTTCAACTGATATTATGTCATTGTGGTCTAGCAACAGCACTTCAACCAGCCAAAATCCGAATACATCGTTATTTGGGATGTCCCAGCCCCAAAATACAGCAGCGTCACAACAAACATCTATTTTTGGCAACACACAGTCACAGAGCAACGTTTTTGGAAATACAAATCAGCAGCCAAGTGTATTTGGTACCCAGACAACAACAGCATATGGAAACACTCCACAACCACAGAGTGGGTTGATGAACAACATGCCAGCACCACCAGCTTATGGAAACCTGCAAC CAGCGTTTGGTGGTATGCAGCCGACCATGATGACAAATGCAGGCTTCACAACTATGCCAAATGCAGTGCCTGTATTTGGGTCTTCTCCACAGCAAACATCAACGGGTATTAACGTTTTTGGAGGTATGCAAGTGCCTGCTACAGGGTACGGTATGGCAACACAAGCTGCATTTCCAGCACAGCAAACCCAACCAATTATGGGAACAACACAACCCGTTTCCGCTGCTAACCCTTTCATGCAAGCTGTTTCACAACAACCCGCCCAAGCACAGATGGGAGCAAATCCGTTTATGTCAATGCAGCAAACTACACAGAAGCCATTCCAAACACAGACTGCTCCCACAAATCCTTTTATGAGCATGAGCAGCCAAGCACCCCTTCAACAAAATCCAACCTCTACCAACCCATTTTTTTGA